A genome region from Nocardia sp. NBC_01730 includes the following:
- the rfbB gene encoding dTDP-glucose 4,6-dehydratase → MRLLVTGGAGFIGANFVHQTVSDHPDTTVTVLDALTYAGNRVSLDPVADRIDFVHGDIADLDLVDELVSGVDAVVHFAAESHNDNSLAEPWPFLQTNIVGTYSLLQAVRRHDVRYHHVSTDEVYGDLAQDAPSFTEATPYNPSSPYSATKAASDLLVRAWTRSFGVRATISNCSNNYGPYQHVEKFIPRQITNLIDGVRPRLYGAGHQVRDWIHVDDHNHAVWAVLQRGRIGQTYLIGADGELDNKSVVRMILEAFGRDPDDFDHVTDRPGHDQRYAIDASLLRTELGWEPRYGDFRAGLAATIRWYRDNEFWWRPDKAGTERAYLAAGEQTIDAAPD, encoded by the coding sequence GTGCGATTGCTCGTCACCGGCGGCGCCGGGTTCATCGGCGCGAACTTCGTCCACCAGACCGTGTCCGACCATCCCGACACGACCGTCACCGTCCTCGACGCGTTGACCTATGCCGGGAACCGCGTCTCCCTGGACCCGGTGGCCGACCGCATCGATTTCGTGCACGGCGACATCGCCGACCTCGACCTGGTCGACGAACTGGTCAGCGGCGTGGACGCGGTGGTCCATTTCGCCGCCGAATCCCACAACGACAACTCCCTGGCCGAGCCGTGGCCGTTCCTGCAGACCAACATCGTCGGCACGTATTCGCTGCTGCAGGCCGTGCGCCGCCACGACGTGCGCTACCACCATGTGTCCACCGACGAGGTGTACGGCGACTTGGCGCAGGACGCCCCGTCGTTCACCGAGGCCACCCCGTACAACCCGTCGAGCCCCTACTCGGCCACCAAGGCCGCCAGCGATCTGCTGGTTCGCGCGTGGACCAGGTCGTTCGGCGTGCGCGCCACCATCTCCAACTGCAGTAACAACTATGGGCCCTACCAGCACGTGGAGAAGTTCATCCCGCGCCAGATCACCAACCTGATCGACGGGGTCCGGCCGCGGCTCTACGGCGCGGGGCACCAGGTGCGCGACTGGATCCACGTCGACGACCACAACCACGCCGTGTGGGCCGTCCTGCAGCGCGGCCGGATCGGGCAGACCTACCTGATCGGCGCGGACGGCGAGCTCGACAACAAGTCCGTGGTGCGGATGATCCTGGAAGCGTTCGGCCGCGATCCGGACGATTTCGATCACGTCACCGACCGGCCCGGCCACGACCAGCGCTACGCGATCGACGCGTCACTGCTGCGCACCGAGCTCGGCTGGGAGCCGCGATATGGAGACTTCCGCGCCGGGTTGGCCGCGACCATCCGGTGGTACCGGGACAACGAATTTTGGTGGCGCCCGGACAAGGCGGGCACTGAGCGCGCCTATCTAGCGGCGGGCGAGCAGACGATCGACGCGGCACCGGACTGA
- a CDS encoding DUF2142 domain-containing protein, whose product MTTSADRTAAQPPDTAPLPTVDTAPLPAADIAAADQPARGALIGFARRIGTRLGAATVAFTVLVAIFGTLFSVLTPSFWGHDEITQFGRAYQVAHGGFGPQRIHDDRGISYGGDVPSSISKLMGYAMKDYTTNPDEPDPMVANSGGYEQLESAPVSDATEPVWFTNTAAYSPVPYVPAAIGIRLAELFGLDVGGLVVLTRLAGLAAYLAVVGFGLFALRAHRVQWLAFTVAVLPIAVFQAGTVTADTMTNALAILVSALLVKSLFLGERLGRVEIGALLTATILLPVSKPTYVLLALLVVVVPADRFGFTGWRRGIPLAFAAAGALAFAVWMKIAAPTGDGMGLMRPQHQWHSVRPADQLSGILRHPLDFVHVFGESIALRDERWFSQFFGELGFAYVDVPAVAMLACLLAFAVSVGVADRMNAATFRRTVIVALTIAASVAMIYVTLYMSFTPVGYYIIDGVQGRYFVPLAIVGLAVLLRWMPLRLTDIAGKTPTVGPAVTVIAASTVALIAAAAKYYTVVWG is encoded by the coding sequence TTGACGACATCGGCGGATCGGACCGCGGCACAGCCCCCGGACACCGCACCGCTCCCCACGGTGGACACCGCACCGCTGCCCGCCGCTGACATTGCTGCCGCTGACCAGCCCGCGAGGGGCGCTCTCATAGGCTTCGCGCGCCGGATCGGAACACGCCTCGGCGCGGCGACGGTCGCATTCACCGTGCTCGTCGCGATCTTCGGCACGCTGTTCAGCGTCCTCACCCCGTCGTTCTGGGGTCATGACGAGATCACCCAGTTCGGCCGCGCCTACCAGGTCGCGCACGGCGGGTTCGGCCCACAGCGGATTCACGACGACCGCGGTATCTCCTACGGCGGCGACGTCCCATCCAGCATCAGCAAGCTGATGGGCTACGCGATGAAGGACTACACGACCAACCCGGACGAGCCCGACCCGATGGTGGCGAATTCCGGCGGCTACGAACAGCTGGAGAGCGCCCCGGTCTCGGACGCCACCGAACCGGTCTGGTTCACCAACACCGCCGCATACTCCCCGGTCCCCTACGTGCCTGCCGCGATCGGCATCCGGCTCGCCGAGCTGTTCGGGCTCGACGTAGGCGGCCTCGTCGTACTCACTCGGCTCGCCGGGCTGGCGGCCTATCTCGCGGTGGTCGGCTTCGGCCTGTTCGCGCTGCGTGCGCACCGGGTGCAATGGCTCGCGTTCACCGTCGCAGTGCTGCCGATCGCAGTGTTCCAGGCGGGTACGGTCACCGCCGACACCATGACCAACGCGCTGGCCATCCTGGTTTCCGCGCTACTGGTGAAGTCCCTGTTCCTCGGCGAGAGGCTCGGCCGAGTGGAGATCGGCGCGCTGCTGACGGCGACGATCCTGCTTCCGGTGAGCAAGCCTACCTACGTGCTGCTCGCGCTGCTCGTCGTCGTGGTGCCCGCCGACCGGTTCGGGTTCACGGGCTGGCGACGCGGTATCCCGTTGGCCTTCGCCGCGGCGGGCGCGCTCGCCTTCGCGGTGTGGATGAAGATCGCGGCGCCGACCGGCGACGGCATGGGGCTGATGCGTCCGCAGCACCAGTGGCACTCGGTTCGTCCCGCCGACCAGCTGAGCGGTATCCTCCGCCACCCACTGGATTTCGTCCATGTGTTCGGCGAGAGCATCGCGCTGCGCGACGAGCGCTGGTTCAGCCAGTTCTTCGGCGAGCTCGGCTTCGCCTACGTGGATGTTCCGGCCGTGGCGATGCTGGCCTGCCTGCTCGCGTTCGCGGTGAGCGTCGGCGTCGCCGACCGGATGAACGCCGCCACTTTCCGGCGCACCGTGATCGTGGCGCTCACCATCGCGGCGAGCGTGGCGATGATCTACGTGACGCTCTACATGTCGTTCACGCCGGTTGGCTACTACATCATCGACGGCGTGCAGGGCCGCTACTTCGTGCCGCTGGCGATCGTCGGGCTCGCGGTGCTGCTGCGGTGGATGCCTTTGCGGCTCACCGATATCGCCGGGAAAACGCCGACCGTAGGCCCGGCCGTCACCGTGATCGCGGCGTCGACCGTGGCGCTGATCGCGGCCGCGGCGAAGTACTACACCGTCGTCTGGGGCTGA
- a CDS encoding glycosyltransferase, with protein sequence MDSTELRIAAVVPCHNEEASVAKVVADLQAAVPGISVYVYDNLSTDETAERARAAGAIVRHEHTKGKGNVVRRAFADIEADIYLMIDGDDTYEASAAPLMIKTLLDGPYDHVLGVRRQNEGATAYRAGHETGNKVLNGVVGKVFGENVEDMLSGFRVFSRRFVKSFPAVSREFEIETELTVHSLHLRVPRTAVPVGFRDRPAGSASKLRTYHDGFKILALIIGLARHERPVAFYGLFGTLSWLVSIVLTIPIVVEFYNTHEVPRFPTLFLGFTLLLLGSLAWTAGLILDGIRRSRHETARLTYLRYAAVSADDAPADDNGGDARDGGAGR encoded by the coding sequence GTGGACTCCACCGAGCTTCGTATTGCCGCCGTGGTTCCCTGCCACAACGAAGAGGCTTCGGTCGCCAAGGTCGTCGCCGACCTGCAGGCCGCCGTGCCGGGAATCAGCGTCTACGTCTACGACAATCTGAGCACGGACGAGACCGCCGAGCGGGCCCGTGCGGCCGGGGCGATCGTTCGGCACGAGCACACCAAGGGCAAGGGCAATGTAGTGCGCCGCGCCTTCGCCGATATCGAAGCCGACATCTATTTGATGATCGACGGCGACGACACCTACGAGGCGTCCGCCGCGCCGCTGATGATCAAGACACTGCTCGACGGCCCCTACGACCACGTGCTCGGCGTGCGCAGGCAGAACGAGGGCGCCACGGCCTACCGTGCGGGCCACGAGACCGGTAACAAGGTGCTCAACGGCGTGGTCGGCAAGGTGTTCGGCGAGAACGTCGAAGACATGCTGTCCGGCTTCCGGGTGTTCTCTCGCCGGTTCGTGAAGAGCTTCCCCGCGGTCTCCCGCGAGTTCGAGATCGAGACCGAGCTCACCGTGCACTCGCTGCACCTTCGGGTGCCGCGGACGGCGGTGCCGGTCGGCTTCCGCGACCGTCCGGCGGGCAGCGCGAGCAAGTTACGCACGTACCACGACGGATTCAAGATCCTCGCGTTGATCATCGGGCTGGCCAGGCACGAGCGGCCGGTCGCGTTCTACGGCCTGTTCGGCACGCTGAGCTGGCTGGTCTCGATCGTCCTCACCATTCCGATCGTCGTCGAGTTCTACAACACCCACGAGGTACCGCGCTTCCCCACGCTGTTCCTCGGCTTCACCCTGCTGCTGCTCGGCAGTCTGGCGTGGACCGCGGGCCTGATCCTGGACGGCATCCGCCGCTCACGGCATGAGACCGCCCGTCTGACCTACTTGCGGTACGCGGCGGTGAGCGCGGACGACGCACCCGCCGACGACAACGGCGGTGACGCCCGTGACGGTGGAGCCGGGCGTTGA
- a CDS encoding GtrA family protein, translating into MPTSESTAPAGESVPQEPGSILRKVLTALRQGGAFLVVGAIGFLVDAGTYNLLVFWGGEGILHHYPLPAKIIAIVVATVGTYFGNKWWTFAHKQTDNPGREYLLYAVFNVVAIALQLGCLGFSRYVLDLSSPLSDNISGTLIGQIMAVVFRYWAYDTFVFTGSGRADDSVAVNAPAND; encoded by the coding sequence GTGCCAACCAGTGAGTCCACCGCGCCCGCAGGCGAGTCCGTGCCGCAGGAGCCGGGGTCGATCCTCCGGAAGGTGCTCACCGCGCTGCGGCAGGGCGGGGCCTTCCTGGTGGTCGGCGCGATCGGGTTCCTCGTCGACGCGGGCACCTACAACCTCTTGGTGTTCTGGGGTGGCGAGGGCATCCTTCATCACTATCCGCTGCCCGCGAAGATCATCGCGATCGTGGTGGCCACGGTGGGCACCTACTTCGGCAACAAGTGGTGGACCTTCGCACACAAGCAAACCGATAATCCCGGGCGCGAGTACCTTTTATACGCGGTGTTCAACGTCGTCGCGATCGCTCTGCAACTCGGTTGTCTCGGCTTCTCCCGCTACGTACTCGACTTGTCGAGCCCGCTGTCGGACAATATATCCGGCACGCTGATCGGGCAGATCATGGCAGTTGTGTTCCGCTACTGGGCTTACGACACATTCGTCTTCACAGGGTCGGGCAGGGCTGACGACAGCGTCGCGGTCAACGCCCCGGCGAACGACTAG
- a CDS encoding glycosyltransferase, with the protein MDQSATQAVTETNDRSTAVDAPASLRADHRAPDLLVLQRGIFTGPSAKVSDELYAVVKGGAHRERQTLRLDKGATAHTNTYFGRFAASYWQRWTTVTEVRATMVLDVAKKATVRVVASDIAGHRRIIDTAQVNDGGTLTLTAPLDQYVDGGALWLEFDAVGGELGIAELTWSTVAPERVRPVAIAICTFNRAEDCAETVAALASDPTVLAAIDAVYVVDQGTDLVENRPRYQEVAPVFGDKLRYIRQPNLGGAGGFTRGLYEVSAANEHADVILMDDDILCEPETVLRLNAFANMTVEPTLVGAQMLFLLNPDYLNVGAEEVHLHRLRHGQKVPKALRNTSMLKKNQERRVDAGYNAWWTCLIPAEVVAKIGLPVPIFFQWDDVEYGIRARENGFVTVTLPNAAVWHADFYWKDYDDWARYFSTRNSLIVGSLHADLDAKTISRKLFRELAEHLVAMQYGLVHTTLQGIEDFLRGPEVLRDGGVGALAAARTSRGEYGETVKHPAATPPVRSADIQLRRAGGEPSRVTLVLIKRALNQWFGRTQPGVVGVTREDAYWWHVSLFDHVVVTDASQSGVRVRRRDKARARQLLRRTLRVLRRLRRELPTVQAQYRAAVPELTSRANWERLYGSPASPGL; encoded by the coding sequence ATGGATCAGTCGGCTACCCAAGCCGTTACCGAAACAAACGATCGCTCGACGGCCGTTGACGCGCCTGCTTCGCTGCGCGCCGACCATCGGGCACCGGATCTGCTGGTGCTGCAGCGCGGCATCTTCACCGGTCCGTCGGCCAAGGTGAGCGACGAGCTCTACGCCGTCGTCAAGGGTGGCGCGCATCGGGAACGCCAGACGCTGAGACTGGACAAGGGCGCGACCGCGCACACCAATACCTACTTCGGCCGGTTCGCCGCCAGTTACTGGCAGCGCTGGACCACGGTCACCGAGGTGCGGGCCACCATGGTGCTCGACGTCGCGAAGAAGGCCACGGTGCGGGTGGTCGCCTCCGACATCGCGGGGCATCGCAGGATCATCGACACCGCGCAGGTGAACGACGGCGGCACGCTCACGCTGACCGCACCGCTCGATCAGTACGTCGACGGCGGTGCGCTGTGGCTGGAGTTCGACGCCGTCGGTGGCGAACTCGGCATCGCCGAGCTGACCTGGAGCACGGTGGCGCCGGAGCGCGTGCGGCCGGTCGCGATCGCCATTTGCACCTTCAACCGCGCCGAGGACTGCGCCGAGACCGTCGCCGCGCTCGCCTCCGACCCGACCGTGCTCGCGGCCATCGACGCGGTGTACGTCGTCGACCAGGGCACCGATCTGGTCGAGAACCGGCCGCGCTACCAGGAGGTCGCACCGGTCTTCGGCGACAAGCTGCGCTACATCCGTCAGCCGAATCTCGGTGGCGCGGGCGGCTTCACCCGTGGTCTGTACGAGGTGTCCGCGGCCAACGAGCACGCCGACGTCATCCTGATGGACGATGACATTCTCTGCGAGCCGGAAACAGTTCTGCGGCTCAACGCCTTCGCCAACATGACGGTGGAGCCGACCCTGGTCGGCGCGCAGATGTTGTTTCTGCTCAACCCCGACTACCTCAACGTCGGCGCCGAGGAAGTGCACCTGCACCGGCTGCGGCACGGACAGAAGGTGCCGAAGGCGCTGCGCAACACCAGCATGCTGAAGAAGAACCAGGAGCGCCGCGTAGACGCGGGCTACAACGCCTGGTGGACCTGCCTCATCCCGGCCGAGGTGGTCGCGAAGATCGGTCTTCCGGTCCCGATCTTCTTCCAGTGGGACGACGTGGAATACGGCATCCGTGCGCGAGAGAACGGTTTCGTCACCGTCACGCTGCCCAATGCCGCGGTGTGGCACGCGGACTTCTATTGGAAGGACTACGACGACTGGGCGCGCTACTTCAGCACGCGCAACTCGTTGATCGTCGGTTCGCTGCATGCGGATCTGGACGCGAAGACGATCAGCCGCAAGCTGTTCCGTGAGCTGGCCGAACATCTGGTCGCCATGCAATACGGCCTGGTGCACACCACGCTGCAGGGCATCGAGGACTTCCTGCGTGGGCCGGAGGTGTTGCGCGACGGCGGTGTCGGCGCGCTGGCGGCCGCCCGCACCAGCCGGGGTGAGTACGGCGAGACGGTCAAGCACCCGGCCGCGACGCCTCCGGTGCGCTCAGCCGACATCCAATTGCGCCGTGCAGGTGGCGAACCAAGCCGCGTGACGCTGGTGCTGATCAAGCGTGCACTGAACCAGTGGTTCGGCCGGACCCAGCCCGGCGTCGTCGGCGTCACCAGGGAAGACGCCTACTGGTGGCATGTCTCGCTGTTCGACCACGTCGTGGTCACCGATGCCTCGCAGTCCGGGGTGCGGGTGCGCAGGCGTGACAAGGCCCGCGCCCGTCAGCTGCTGCGCCGCACCCTGCGCGTGCTGCGCCGCCTGCGCCGCGAACTGCCCACCGTGCAGGCGCAATACCGCGCCGCAGTGCCGGAATTGACCAGCCGCGCCAACTGGGAGCGCTTGTACGGCTCCCCCGCCTCTCCGGGTCTTTAG
- a CDS encoding SDR family oxidoreductase codes for MTEPGSKPLAGRTMIMSGGSRGIGLEIAKRAAADGANITLIAKTDQPHPKLPGTIHSAAAELAAAGGQVLPFVGDVRIDESVAEAVRQTVERFGGIDIVVNNASAIDLSPTDALPMKKYDLMQDINCRGSFLLSKLSIPHLRESAKAWRNPHILTLSPPLNLDPKWAGMALGYTIAKYGMSLTTLGLAEELKSDGIGVNSLWPRTTIATAAVKNLLGGEEMVSTSRTPDIYADAAYLVLTSPGKETSGNFFIDDEVLAAHGITDLDKYRVTPGTGELTTDLFLPASPRI; via the coding sequence ATGACGGAACCGGGTTCCAAGCCGCTCGCGGGCCGGACAATGATCATGTCCGGCGGCAGCCGTGGCATCGGGCTGGAGATCGCCAAGCGGGCCGCGGCCGACGGCGCGAACATCACCCTGATCGCCAAGACCGACCAACCGCACCCAAAGCTTCCCGGCACCATCCATAGCGCCGCCGCTGAACTGGCGGCGGCGGGCGGTCAGGTGCTGCCGTTCGTCGGCGACGTCCGCATCGACGAGTCGGTGGCCGAGGCCGTGCGCCAGACGGTCGAGCGGTTCGGCGGCATCGACATCGTGGTGAACAACGCCTCCGCGATCGATCTGTCCCCCACCGACGCGCTTCCGATGAAGAAGTACGACCTCATGCAGGACATCAACTGCCGAGGCAGCTTCTTACTGTCGAAGCTGAGCATCCCGCACCTGCGCGAATCGGCGAAGGCATGGCGCAACCCGCACATCCTCACCCTCTCCCCGCCGCTGAACCTGGACCCGAAGTGGGCGGGCATGGCGCTGGGCTACACCATCGCCAAGTACGGGATGTCGCTGACCACGCTCGGCCTGGCCGAGGAGCTGAAGAGCGACGGCATCGGCGTCAACTCGCTGTGGCCGCGCACCACCATCGCGACGGCCGCGGTCAAGAACCTGCTCGGCGGCGAGGAAATGGTATCCACCTCGCGCACCCCCGACATCTACGCCGACGCCGCCTACCTGGTGCTCACCTCGCCAGGCAAGGAGACCAGCGGCAACTTCTTCATCGACGACGAAGTCCTCGCCGCCCACGGCATCACCGACCTGGACAAATACCGCGTCACCCCCGGCACCGGCGAACTCACCACCGACCTCTTCTTGCCCGCCTCTCCACGTATTTAG
- a CDS encoding type II toxin-antitoxin system Phd/YefM family antitoxin, producing MRIQTYSETRAHLAETLTSIIEDQDEVVITRAGQEPVVMLPLSEYESIKETAYLLRSPANARRLREAIARVEAGQAEPHELIEE from the coding sequence ATGAGGATACAGACCTACAGCGAGACTCGTGCGCACCTAGCCGAGACGCTGACCAGCATCATCGAAGATCAGGACGAAGTGGTTATCACCCGCGCTGGGCAGGAGCCCGTCGTCATGCTGCCGCTCTCCGAATACGAGTCGATCAAGGAAACCGCCTACCTGCTGCGGTCTCCTGCCAATGCTCGACGGCTTCGTGAGGCAATCGCGCGCGTGGAAGCCGGGCAAGCCGAACCGCATGAGCTGATCGAAGAATGA
- a CDS encoding Txe/YoeB family addiction module toxin, translated as MIIAWDEDAWDSYLWWQTQDKARIKRINALIADIMRNGNEGIGKPEPLRHELSGYWSRRINDEHRLVYRIDSDTVTIIACRYHYR; from the coding sequence ATGATCATTGCCTGGGACGAAGACGCCTGGGACTCATACCTGTGGTGGCAGACGCAAGACAAGGCCAGGATCAAACGCATCAACGCTCTGATCGCCGACATCATGCGCAACGGTAATGAGGGAATCGGTAAACCTGAACCACTTCGTCACGAGCTCTCGGGCTACTGGTCGCGGCGCATCAACGACGAACACCGCTTGGTCTACCGAATCGACAGTGACACCGTCACGATCATTGCGTGCCGATACCACTACCGTTGA
- the glfT1 gene encoding galactofuranosyltransferase GlfT1, producing MPGTGPGARIVAVVVTHKRRELLAESLKVVTSQSRPVNHLIVIDNGNEPEVADLVRDQPVESTYLGSAHNLGGAGGFALGMLHALSIGADWVWLADDDGRPEGADVLSTLLDCADRHGLVEVSPVVCDIDEPDRLAFPLRRGVVWRRLRSELGDEDFLPGIASLFNGALISAKAVDVIGVPDLRLFVRGDEVEVHRRLVRSGLPFGTCLQTAYLHPNGAAEFKPILGGRMHTQYPEDPVKRYFTYRNRGYLMSQPGMRKLLPQEWVRFSWFFLVTRRDPAGLREWFHLRSLGRHEQFGKPD from the coding sequence ATGCCCGGCACCGGGCCTGGCGCCCGCATCGTGGCCGTCGTCGTCACGCACAAGCGCCGTGAGCTGCTCGCCGAGTCACTGAAAGTCGTTACTTCCCAATCACGGCCGGTGAATCACCTGATCGTGATCGACAACGGCAACGAACCGGAAGTCGCCGATCTGGTGCGCGACCAACCGGTCGAATCCACCTACCTCGGCTCGGCGCACAACCTCGGCGGCGCGGGCGGGTTCGCGCTCGGCATGCTGCACGCGCTGAGTATCGGCGCGGACTGGGTGTGGCTCGCCGACGACGACGGCAGGCCCGAAGGCGCGGACGTCTTGTCCACCCTGCTGGACTGCGCGGACCGGCACGGGCTGGTCGAGGTGTCGCCCGTGGTCTGCGACATCGACGAACCCGACCGGCTCGCCTTTCCGCTGCGCAGGGGTGTGGTCTGGCGGCGGCTGCGCTCCGAACTCGGCGACGAGGATTTCCTGCCGGGCATCGCCTCCCTGTTCAACGGCGCGCTGATCTCGGCGAAGGCTGTCGACGTGATCGGAGTTCCCGACCTGCGTCTGTTCGTCCGCGGCGACGAGGTCGAGGTGCATCGCCGCCTGGTCCGCTCCGGCCTCCCCTTCGGCACCTGCCTGCAGACGGCGTACCTGCACCCCAACGGCGCGGCCGAGTTCAAGCCGATCCTCGGCGGCCGCATGCACACCCAGTACCCGGAAGATCCGGTGAAGCGCTACTTCACCTACCGCAACCGCGGCTATCTGATGTCCCAGCCCGGTATGCGCAAGCTCCTCCCCCAAGAATGGGTCCGCTTCTCCTGGTTCTTCCTCGTTACCCGCCGCGACCCCGCCGGCCTGCGCGAATGGTTCCACCTACGCTCGCTCGGCCGCCACGAACAATTCGGCAAGCCTGATTAA
- the wzt gene encoding galactan export ABC transporter ATP-binding subunit Wzt/RfbE, whose product MSRVSIETQQAWVEFPIFDAKSRSLKKAFLGKAGGAIGRNQSDVVVVEALRDINLALKEGDRIGLVGHNGAGKSTLLRLLAGIYEPSRGSARIRGRVAPVFDLGVGMDPEISGYENIIIRGLFLGQTRKQMLSKIDEIADFTELGEYLSMPLRTYSTGMRVRLAMGVVTSIDPEILLLDEGIGAVDAEFMKKARIRLQSLVARSGILVFASHSNEFLAQLCDSALWIDHGQIRLRGGIEEVVRAYEGPDAGNHVATVLREMEAERAIGTERELERNQA is encoded by the coding sequence ATGAGTCGTGTGAGTATCGAAACCCAGCAGGCGTGGGTCGAATTCCCGATCTTCGACGCCAAATCGCGGTCGTTGAAGAAAGCGTTCCTCGGCAAGGCGGGCGGCGCGATCGGGCGCAACCAGTCCGACGTCGTCGTGGTCGAGGCGTTGCGCGACATCAACCTCGCACTGAAAGAGGGCGACCGGATCGGCCTGGTCGGGCACAACGGCGCGGGCAAATCGACGCTGCTGCGGCTGCTCGCGGGCATCTACGAACCCTCCCGCGGCAGCGCGCGCATCCGCGGCAGGGTGGCGCCGGTATTCGATCTCGGTGTCGGCATGGACCCGGAGATCTCCGGTTACGAGAACATCATCATCCGTGGACTCTTCCTCGGGCAGACACGCAAGCAGATGCTGTCGAAAATCGATGAGATCGCCGATTTCACCGAACTCGGGGAATATCTGTCCATGCCGCTGCGCACCTATTCCACCGGCATGCGGGTTCGCCTCGCGATGGGCGTAGTGACCTCGATCGATCCGGAGATCCTTCTGCTCGACGAGGGCATCGGCGCAGTGGATGCCGAATTCATGAAGAAGGCCAGAATCCGGTTGCAGTCCTTGGTCGCGCGATCGGGCATTCTGGTTTTCGCCAGCCATTCCAATGAATTTCTCGCGCAACTGTGCGATTCCGCGCTGTGGATCGATCACGGGCAGATCCGATTGCGTGGCGGTATCGAGGAAGTGGTGCGAGCGTATGAAGGTCCGGACGCGGGGAATCACGTCGCCACCGTGCTGCGCGAAATGGAAGCCGAACGGGCTATCGGAACCGAACGAGAACTGGAGCGGAATCAGGCATGA
- the wzm gene encoding galactan export ABC transporter permease subunit Wzm/RfbD yields the protein MSAATPEVQPATAGATAAKIVSDSQTFRRAFQDFAGGFAQRELWLSLGWQDIKQRYRRSVLGPFWITIATGLQATAMGILYAALLGQPLREYLPYVTVGLIIWNVISASILEGSDVFIANEGLIKQLPSALSVHVYRLVWRQLLFFAHNMVIYLVMLAAFGVWKNLGWSSLLAIPAIVLLFLNSMWVSIVFGIFSTRYRDIAPILGSTTLMLFVLTPVMWTTKTLQSQMGTGDRARLAELVPTFHYLEIVRAPLLGEPQELRHWVVVGAITLVGWIVAIFAMKQYRSRVPYWV from the coding sequence GTGAGCGCGGCTACACCGGAGGTGCAGCCCGCGACCGCCGGGGCGACCGCGGCAAAGATCGTGTCGGACTCCCAGACGTTCCGGCGCGCGTTCCAGGACTTCGCCGGCGGATTCGCCCAGCGCGAGCTGTGGTTGTCGCTCGGCTGGCAGGACATCAAGCAGCGCTACCGGCGCTCGGTGCTCGGCCCGTTCTGGATCACCATCGCCACCGGCCTGCAGGCCACGGCGATGGGCATTCTGTACGCGGCGCTGCTCGGCCAGCCGCTGCGGGAGTACCTGCCGTACGTGACGGTCGGGCTCATCATCTGGAACGTCATCAGCGCGAGCATTCTGGAGGGCTCGGACGTCTTCATCGCTAACGAGGGCCTGATCAAACAGCTGCCCTCGGCGCTGAGCGTGCACGTGTACCGATTGGTGTGGCGGCAGCTGCTGTTCTTCGCGCACAACATGGTCATCTATTTGGTGATGCTGGCGGCCTTCGGCGTCTGGAAGAACCTGGGCTGGTCGAGTCTCCTCGCGATTCCGGCCATCGTACTGCTGTTCCTGAATTCCATGTGGGTGTCGATCGTGTTCGGCATTTTCAGCACCCGCTACCGCGATATCGCGCCCATTCTCGGCAGCACCACCCTGATGCTGTTCGTGCTCACCCCGGTGATGTGGACGACCAAGACCCTGCAATCGCAGATGGGCACTGGCGACCGCGCCCGGCTTGCCGAACTCGTACCGACGTTCCACTATCTCGAAATCGTCCGGGCACCGCTGCTCGGCGAACCGCAGGAGCTGCGGCACTGGGTGGTCGTCGGCGCGATCACACTGGTGGGCTGGATCGTGGCGATCTTCGCCATGAAGCAGTACCGTTCGCGCGTGCCGTACTGGGTATAG